One genomic window of Verrucomicrobiia bacterium includes the following:
- a CDS encoding transposase: MRQRRLKAPALFPVAHYHCMSRVVNRDFVFGPHEREHFVRLLRQYERFCGARVLTFCILSNHFHLLVEVPARPTSFCPASKRSPARPSPSVASASALNSSGPQGMRRVNGRSWTGSAPRCGTSAATCSGSSSASPCPFGKGAEGAGGAEIVWVAALDGRGLRVPWVRWRRRGSAGRSTASTFQGLLGRPPDSGPPPAYSRRGSPRWPGRFRSPS, translated from the coding sequence ATGCGCCAGCGTCGTCTGAAGGCCCCCGCCTTGTTCCCCGTCGCCCACTACCACTGCATGTCGCGGGTCGTGAACCGCGACTTCGTCTTCGGTCCCCATGAGCGCGAACACTTCGTTCGCCTGCTCCGCCAGTACGAACGCTTCTGCGGGGCCCGGGTGCTCACCTTCTGCATCCTCTCCAACCACTTCCACCTCCTGGTCGAGGTCCCGGCACGGCCGACGAGTTTCTGTCCCGCATCGAAGCGATCTCCAGCTCGGCCCTCACCCTCGGTCGCTTCCGCCAGCGCCTTGAACAGTTCCGGGCCGCAGGGGATGCGGCGGGTGAACGGGCGTTCCTGGACCGGATCTGCGCCCCGATGTGGGACATCAGCGGCTACCTGCAGCGGCTCAAGCAGCGCTTCACCGTGTCCCTTCGGCAAAGGTGCGGAAGGGGCTGGCGGGGCCGAAATTGTTTGGGTGGCGGCTCTCGACGGACGCGGGCTCAGGGTGCCCTGGGTGAGGTGGCGGCGCCGAGGGTCTGCCGGTAGGTCCACGGCATCCACCTTCCAGGGTCTGCTCGGACGGCCTCCGGATTCCGGACCACCGCCCGCATATAGTCGAAGGGGTTCTCCCCGTTGGCCCGGGCGGTTTCGATCACCGTCATGA
- a CDS encoding GntR family transcriptional regulator, translated as MIAHVNFKSGVPVYQQILQQVKAATACGVLRPGEALPSVRALAEALRINRNTAARAYAALEAEGVIETRQGAGCFVRANGVPSLRRAVRADRLSAELDAVIVQAHHLQIDDRQLKALLEERLEAFRERQHAPAVS; from the coding sequence ATGATCGCCCACGTCAACTTCAAGTCGGGGGTTCCCGTGTACCAGCAGATCCTGCAGCAGGTGAAGGCGGCGACCGCCTGCGGCGTGCTGCGGCCCGGGGAGGCCCTCCCGTCGGTGCGGGCCCTGGCGGAGGCCCTGCGGATCAACCGCAACACGGCCGCCCGGGCGTACGCGGCGCTTGAGGCCGAGGGAGTGATCGAAACCCGCCAGGGTGCGGGCTGCTTTGTCCGGGCCAACGGGGTGCCGTCGCTGCGGCGTGCGGTGCGTGCCGACCGTCTCTCCGCGGAACTGGATGCGGTCATCGTTCAGGCCCATCACCTCCAGATTGACGACCGGCAGCTCAAGGCGCTGCTCGAAGAACGCCTGGAGGCCTTCCGCGAGCGCCAGCACGCGCCTGCGGTGTCCTGA
- a CDS encoding AAA family ATPase codes for MDSFPGYLTAVRLKRDAVPRFCRYPFAIPAVRGLDRLELHPKVTFFIGENGSGKSTLLEAIAVKWGFNAEGGTKNFNFATRDSHSELNDYLVLERSKFRAHDGFFLRPESFYNVATEVDRLDEEPGHQRGQDNYP; via the coding sequence ATGGATTCGTTCCCCGGCTACCTCACCGCCGTCCGCCTGAAGCGGGACGCGGTGCCAAGGTTTTGCCGGTATCCCTTCGCGATCCCGGCGGTGCGCGGACTGGACCGGCTGGAGCTGCATCCCAAGGTCACGTTCTTCATCGGCGAGAACGGCTCGGGCAAATCGACCCTGCTCGAAGCCATCGCGGTGAAGTGGGGCTTCAACGCCGAAGGCGGCACGAAGAATTTCAACTTCGCCACACGCGATTCGCATTCCGAGCTGAACGACTATCTGGTGCTGGAACGCTCGAAGTTTCGGGCTCATGACGGCTTCTTTCTCCGCCCCGAAAGTTTTTACAACGTCGCCACCGAGGTCGATCGGCTCGACGAGGAACCCGGGCACCAAAGGGGACAGGACAACTATCCGTAG
- a CDS encoding ABC transporter ATP-binding protein: protein MHPVIEFRNLTHRYGRVEALHGLQLSVEPGRCHGFFGRNGAGKTTAIKCLLNLLRPTAGSVAVFGLDPVRNEAAIKSRLAYVPDFVAFYPWMTVREALDYQAAFRERWNQGLERSLLDRFGLDPLLPVHGLSKGQRTQLALIGAIAAEPELLVLDEPTSGLDPLVRREFIQTVIGAYQEADPGRRTVFVSTHLISEFEGLIDRFTVLEQGRAVLTAEADAARATFRRLRAVFAGEAPPDTEFPEARSVRRTGRELELIVEGNGDRWMEQLRARSPVHLEAESLTLEEIFMATVRTGGVLP, encoded by the coding sequence ATGCATCCTGTCATTGAATTCCGCAACCTCACCCATCGCTACGGCCGCGTCGAGGCCCTGCACGGGCTCCAGCTCTCAGTGGAACCCGGACGCTGCCATGGCTTCTTTGGACGCAATGGCGCCGGCAAGACCACGGCGATCAAGTGTTTGCTCAACCTGCTCCGGCCGACGGCGGGTTCGGTGGCGGTCTTCGGGCTGGATCCGGTCCGCAACGAGGCAGCGATCAAGTCGCGTCTCGCCTATGTTCCGGACTTCGTCGCGTTCTATCCGTGGATGACTGTCCGCGAGGCGCTGGACTATCAGGCCGCATTTCGGGAGCGATGGAATCAGGGTCTGGAACGGTCCCTCCTGGACCGGTTCGGACTCGATCCGCTCCTGCCCGTACATGGTCTGAGCAAGGGACAGCGCACCCAACTCGCATTGATCGGCGCGATTGCCGCCGAACCCGAACTGCTGGTGCTTGATGAACCGACATCCGGACTTGACCCTCTGGTGCGCCGGGAATTCATCCAGACCGTCATCGGCGCCTACCAGGAAGCCGACCCGGGCCGCCGAACGGTCTTCGTTTCCACCCATCTCATCAGCGAATTCGAGGGGTTGATTGACCGGTTCACCGTCCTTGAGCAGGGACGCGCCGTTCTGACGGCCGAGGCCGACGCGGCGCGGGCGACCTTTCGCCGGCTGCGTGCCGTCTTTGCCGGGGAGGCGCCGCCCGACACTGAGTTCCCCGAGGCACGATCCGTACGGCGCACCGGGCGGGAGCTCGAGTTGATTGTGGAGGGCAACGGGGACCGGTGGATGGAGCAATTGCGCGCCCGCAGTCCCGTGCACCTGGAAGCGGAGTCCTTGACCCTCGAGGAAATTTTCATGGCCACGGTTCGAACCGGAGGCGTCCTGCCATGA
- a CDS encoding tetratricopeptide repeat protein — protein sequence MPEKSMEQIPFSTRELYDKGIAAVQKRNFDYAVTLLMQALRLEPGFYEAREALRATQHQRVSGKRSLFRKFVGSASSLTRGQVALRSNPLDAIQIAEEALNEDPNNIAAHELLADAAMASALPRTALLSLEVAFKSRPTDRRLALKLAAAAGEMGQRARAEKLYRDLLRADPRDGEANELLKNMLASRTLHEGGYERLAGGEGSYRDALKDKDEAVSLEQAGRLVKDEDVAAHLIGELEARLQKEPDNLKLIRDVADLHLKRKDFDQAAGCLRRYLQVAGVNDPVVLEALRDVELARFDQEEKALDPTAPDHAAQLEAVRTRRDAWRLEDVRRRAEMNPTDLQIRFELGELHLRAGRLGEAIAELQKAQNNPNRRLAAMSLLAQAFARRGMNDLAARKLQDALKEKQVFDEEAKDLHYQLGCVFDAMGRREDAMEHFKTIYEQDIAYRDVMARVDAFYASNG from the coding sequence ATGCCAGAGAAGTCCATGGAACAGATCCCGTTCAGCACGCGCGAGCTGTACGACAAGGGCATCGCCGCGGTGCAAAAGCGGAATTTCGACTATGCCGTCACCCTGCTCATGCAGGCCCTGCGCCTGGAGCCGGGGTTTTACGAGGCACGGGAGGCGTTGCGGGCCACCCAGCATCAGCGGGTCTCCGGCAAGCGCAGCCTTTTCCGGAAATTTGTCGGGTCCGCAAGCTCGCTCACCCGCGGCCAGGTGGCGCTCCGGAGCAATCCGCTCGACGCGATTCAGATCGCAGAGGAGGCGCTGAATGAGGATCCCAACAACATTGCGGCCCACGAACTGCTTGCCGATGCCGCCATGGCGTCCGCGTTACCCCGGACTGCGCTGCTCTCGTTGGAGGTTGCGTTCAAGAGCCGGCCGACCGACCGCCGGCTCGCCTTGAAGCTCGCCGCTGCTGCCGGGGAAATGGGCCAGCGGGCCCGCGCCGAGAAGCTGTACCGCGACCTGCTTCGTGCCGATCCCCGCGACGGCGAGGCCAACGAGCTCCTGAAGAACATGCTCGCCTCACGCACCCTGCACGAGGGGGGCTACGAACGTCTGGCGGGCGGTGAGGGCAGCTACCGGGACGCGCTCAAGGACAAGGACGAAGCGGTCTCCCTTGAACAGGCCGGCCGGCTGGTCAAGGACGAGGATGTCGCCGCCCACCTGATCGGGGAGCTAGAGGCGCGACTGCAGAAGGAGCCCGACAATCTGAAGCTGATCCGCGACGTTGCGGATCTCCACCTCAAGCGCAAGGACTTCGATCAGGCCGCCGGATGCCTCAGGCGCTACCTGCAGGTGGCCGGCGTGAATGATCCGGTGGTGCTGGAGGCCCTGCGCGATGTGGAACTGGCCCGCTTCGACCAGGAGGAGAAGGCGCTCGACCCCACGGCACCCGATCACGCCGCGCAACTGGAGGCGGTCCGGACCCGTCGCGATGCGTGGCGCCTCGAGGATGTGCGGCGGCGCGCGGAGATGAATCCGACCGACCTGCAGATCCGCTTTGAGCTTGGTGAATTGCATCTCCGGGCCGGGCGCCTGGGCGAGGCGATCGCCGAACTGCAGAAGGCCCAGAACAACCCCAATCGCCGTCTCGCGGCAATGAGCCTCCTGGCGCAGGCCTTTGCCCGCCGGGGGATGAACGATCTGGCGGCCCGCAAGCTGCAGGACGCCCTCAAGGAGAAGCAGGTCTTTGACGAGGAGGCCAAGGACCTCCACTACCAGCTCGGCTGCGTCTTCGACGCGATGGGTCGGCGGGAGGACGCCATGGAGCACTTCAAGACCATCTACGAACAGGACATCGCCTACCGCGACGTCATGGCCCGCGTGGACGCCTTCTACGCATCCAACGGCTGA
- a CDS encoding AAA family ATPase, whose product MAENRKRAPREPASATEATEPRTAPPLESVLSPEQLERLSTLQILDYIAARARSDPEASADFRQLRRRVEGMEEICDQSRVALEKYEEIVEKLRAPAFRVGTFLARIEPDLAGVCVGGSDYVCRVDPAIPLDGLETGQRVLCNEAFAVVRALGFDRSGPAVRVEEALADGRIRVGGEGGMNGTVVIRSTLLVKEKLKPGMELRLDPTQRVALEVLGMGRRIERSLEQVTPTPWAAIGGQEEAVQAIRDAVELPFLHRDLFRRFDHAVPKGFLLHGPPGCGKTLLGKATAWNLREQLRVQTGKDHPEFFLHVKGPELLNMWVGESERQVRDLFAQCRERSREGQLAFLFIDEAESLLGTRRGNRSYNLSSTLVPMFCTEMDGLEPLSNVVVILASNRPDLMDPAILRPGRIDRKIRVRRPDEPGARRIYEIYLRDTLPLAEPREVLAAQVSAAHYARVASTEFLEVVFRSGRREVLHRGDVASGAVIAAVVERAKSLALHRAIAGDAGACITRDDLRTALEREHSENDLFPSGDLTEDWLKLTDFDPENVVRLGPVRPRVRGAAGVV is encoded by the coding sequence ATGGCGGAAAATCGGAAAAGGGCGCCAAGGGAGCCGGCGTCCGCAACCGAAGCGACGGAACCGCGGACCGCTCCGCCATTGGAGTCCGTGCTGTCGCCAGAGCAGCTGGAACGTTTGTCCACACTGCAGATCCTGGACTACATCGCGGCCCGGGCCCGTTCCGACCCGGAGGCCAGCGCCGATTTCCGCCAGTTGAGGCGTCGGGTCGAGGGAATGGAGGAGATCTGCGATCAGTCGCGTGTGGCCCTGGAGAAGTATGAAGAGATCGTCGAGAAGCTGCGAGCGCCCGCGTTCCGGGTGGGAACCTTCCTCGCCCGAATCGAGCCCGATCTTGCCGGCGTCTGCGTCGGCGGATCCGACTACGTGTGCCGCGTGGATCCGGCGATCCCGCTGGACGGCCTTGAAACCGGGCAGCGGGTCCTTTGCAACGAGGCGTTCGCGGTGGTGCGCGCGCTCGGATTCGATCGCAGCGGGCCGGCGGTGCGCGTCGAGGAGGCGCTGGCCGACGGGCGCATTCGGGTGGGCGGCGAGGGGGGGATGAACGGCACCGTGGTGATCCGGTCCACGCTGCTGGTGAAGGAGAAGCTCAAGCCCGGGATGGAACTCCGGCTGGATCCCACGCAGCGCGTGGCGTTGGAGGTGCTCGGCATGGGACGCCGGATCGAACGTTCCCTGGAGCAGGTCACGCCAACTCCGTGGGCCGCCATCGGCGGCCAGGAGGAGGCGGTGCAGGCCATCCGCGACGCCGTGGAGCTGCCGTTCCTGCATCGCGACCTGTTCCGGCGCTTCGATCATGCGGTGCCGAAGGGGTTCCTCCTCCACGGGCCGCCCGGCTGCGGCAAGACCCTCCTCGGCAAGGCGACGGCCTGGAACCTTCGGGAACAGTTGCGGGTCCAGACCGGAAAGGATCACCCGGAGTTCTTTCTCCACGTGAAGGGCCCGGAGCTGCTCAACATGTGGGTCGGCGAGAGCGAGCGCCAGGTCCGGGACCTCTTCGCGCAGTGCCGGGAGCGGTCCCGCGAGGGTCAACTGGCCTTCCTCTTCATTGACGAGGCCGAGAGCCTCCTGGGCACGCGGCGCGGCAACCGGTCCTACAACCTCTCCTCCACGCTCGTGCCCATGTTCTGCACCGAGATGGACGGACTCGAACCGCTGTCCAACGTCGTGGTGATCCTGGCCTCAAACCGGCCCGACCTCATGGATCCCGCCATCCTGCGTCCGGGCCGGATTGACCGAAAAATCCGCGTCCGGCGTCCCGATGAACCCGGCGCACGGCGCATCTATGAGATCTACCTGCGCGACACCCTGCCGCTGGCGGAACCACGCGAGGTCCTGGCCGCGCAGGTGAGCGCTGCGCACTATGCGCGGGTGGCGTCCACCGAGTTTCTGGAAGTGGTGTTCCGCAGCGGCCGTCGCGAAGTGCTGCACCGGGGGGATGTCGCGAGCGGCGCGGTGATTGCGGCCGTGGTGGAACGTGCCAAGAGCCTGGCGCTCCATCGGGCGATTGCCGGGGATGCGGGCGCCTGCATCACGCGGGACGACCTGCGGACCGCGCTGGAGCGGGAGCACTCCGAGAACGACCTGTTCCCATCCGGCGATCTGACCGAGGACTGGCTCAAGCTCACCGATTTCGATCCCGAGAACGTGGTCCGCCTGGGCCCGGTCCGCCCCCGGGTTCGCGGGGCGGCCGGGGTGGTGTGA